A DNA window from Allokutzneria albata contains the following coding sequences:
- a CDS encoding Trm112 family protein, with the protein MAVQLDAQLLEILACPGDDHGALVTGTPEDTDADYLTCTACARRYPVRDGIPVLLLEEAEGGPEDSAKA; encoded by the coding sequence ATGGCCGTACAGCTCGACGCCCAGCTGCTGGAGATCCTGGCCTGCCCGGGTGACGACCACGGCGCCCTGGTCACGGGGACGCCGGAGGACACCGACGCGGACTACCTGACCTGCACCGCGTGCGCCCGGCGCTACCCGGTGCGGGACGGCATCCCGGTCCTGCTCCTGGAGGAGGCCGAGGGCGGCCCCGAGGACTCGGCGAAGGCGTGA
- a CDS encoding SIS domain-containing protein → MLDDALLDDPRRLQDADAHGLLRAAALAGAQVRSTVEAAAEGGIDRMIGSDRPRALVLLTRPGVGPAGAQLLAALLGPACPVPVVIADVVPGWVGALDVVFAYTDDPGDGVLAESVGLATRRGARVVMAAPEDGPAAQAAAGRALLLPQRVPVPHGLGFARVLAAGLVTLTTLGLLRTDLDALADELDREAERDHPMHESFVNPAKSLALRLADRTPLLWGLDHAATAVAAHGALALASFSGIVADVAGYPQAVIRPALHRAAINATSQADIFADPDDDEGVPPRVLLLAVTQGPVADAARRTASESLRGADVIAPAEEVTGDEAMRAALLAVRFDLAALYLGLAAGRLGGPGIVSPAAL, encoded by the coding sequence TTGCTCGACGACGCTCTGCTGGACGACCCGCGCCGGTTGCAGGACGCGGACGCGCACGGTCTGCTGCGCGCCGCGGCGCTGGCGGGCGCCCAGGTGCGCTCGACCGTCGAGGCCGCCGCCGAGGGCGGCATCGACCGGATGATCGGCTCCGACCGCCCGCGCGCGCTGGTGCTGCTGACCAGGCCGGGGGTCGGACCGGCCGGAGCGCAGCTGCTCGCGGCGCTGCTCGGCCCGGCCTGCCCGGTGCCGGTGGTGATCGCCGACGTGGTGCCCGGCTGGGTCGGCGCGCTGGACGTGGTCTTCGCCTACACCGACGACCCGGGTGACGGTGTGCTCGCGGAGTCGGTGGGGCTGGCGACCAGGCGTGGCGCGCGGGTGGTGATGGCCGCCCCGGAGGACGGCCCGGCCGCCCAGGCCGCGGCGGGGCGGGCACTGCTGCTGCCGCAGCGGGTCCCGGTCCCGCACGGCCTCGGCTTCGCCAGGGTGCTCGCGGCCGGGCTGGTCACGCTGACCACGCTCGGGCTGCTGCGCACGGACCTGGACGCGCTGGCCGACGAGCTCGACCGCGAGGCCGAGCGCGACCACCCGATGCACGAGTCCTTCGTCAACCCGGCGAAGTCCCTCGCGCTGCGGCTGGCCGACCGGACCCCGCTGCTGTGGGGACTGGACCACGCGGCGACCGCGGTCGCCGCGCACGGCGCGCTCGCGCTGGCCTCCTTCTCCGGGATCGTCGCCGACGTCGCCGGATACCCGCAGGCGGTGATCAGGCCGGCGCTGCACCGGGCCGCGATCAACGCGACCAGCCAGGCGGACATCTTCGCCGACCCGGACGACGACGAGGGCGTTCCGCCGCGGGTGCTGCTGCTCGCGGTCACCCAGGGGCCGGTCGCCGACGCCGCGCGCCGGACCGCGTCGGAGTCGCTGCGCGGGGCCGACGTCATCGCCCCCGCCGAGGAGGTCACCGGCGACGAGGCGATGCGGGCCGCGCTGCTCGCCGTGCGCTTCGACCTCGCGGCCCTCTACCTTGGACTCGCCGCCGGACGCCTCGGCGGCCCCGGGATCGTGTCCCCGGCCGCGCTCTGA
- the manA gene encoding mannose-6-phosphate isomerase, class I, translating into MDLLRNAVRPYAWGSRTVIADLLGRPVPAPHPEAELWMGAHPGDPSWLVGPDGSEVSLLEAVNADPVGQLGEGCLGRWRGRLPFLMKVLAAEEPLSLQAHPSAEQAAEGFEREERAGVPRDAPNRNYPDPTAKPELVCALSEFHALAGFREAARTVELLGALDVPELRGHAQLLAADPTENGLRFLFTTWITLPQTALDELLPPVLDACVRHVREHGEFALECRTILELGERHPGDAGVLCALLMNRLVLQPGEAIYLPAGNLHAYLQGSAVEILANSDNILRGGLTPKHVDVPELLRVLDFSCGDMPVQRGEQVQPHLTVYRTPAAEFELSRLDWPANAPNGAVPLGDVPLGGDGPQIVICVEGAVRLHTHDGDELRLDRGESAWLPACDGKAHIGPAGPAPARVFRATSGEH; encoded by the coding sequence GTGGATCTACTGCGCAACGCGGTGCGCCCTTACGCGTGGGGCTCGCGCACCGTGATCGCGGACCTCCTCGGTCGGCCGGTGCCCGCTCCGCACCCGGAGGCCGAGCTCTGGATGGGCGCCCACCCCGGCGACCCGTCCTGGCTGGTGGGCCCGGACGGGTCCGAGGTCTCGTTGCTGGAGGCCGTCAACGCCGACCCGGTCGGCCAGCTCGGCGAGGGCTGCCTCGGCCGCTGGCGGGGCAGGCTGCCGTTCCTGATGAAGGTGCTCGCGGCCGAGGAGCCGCTGAGCCTGCAGGCGCACCCCTCCGCGGAACAGGCCGCCGAGGGCTTCGAGCGCGAGGAGCGGGCGGGGGTGCCCAGGGACGCGCCCAACCGCAACTACCCCGACCCCACCGCCAAGCCCGAGCTGGTGTGCGCGCTCTCGGAGTTCCACGCCCTCGCCGGGTTCCGGGAGGCCGCGCGGACGGTCGAGCTGCTGGGCGCGCTGGACGTGCCCGAGCTGCGCGGTCACGCCCAGCTGCTGGCTGCCGACCCGACCGAGAACGGGCTGCGGTTCCTGTTCACCACCTGGATCACGCTGCCGCAGACCGCGCTGGACGAGCTGCTGCCGCCGGTGCTGGACGCGTGCGTGCGGCACGTGCGGGAGCACGGCGAGTTCGCGCTGGAGTGCCGGACCATCCTGGAGCTGGGGGAGCGGCACCCGGGCGACGCGGGCGTGCTGTGCGCGCTGCTGATGAACCGCCTGGTGCTCCAGCCCGGCGAGGCGATCTACCTGCCCGCGGGCAACCTGCACGCCTACCTCCAGGGCAGCGCCGTGGAGATCCTGGCCAACTCCGACAACATCCTCCGCGGCGGGCTCACCCCGAAGCACGTGGACGTGCCGGAACTGTTGCGGGTACTGGACTTCTCCTGCGGCGACATGCCGGTGCAGCGGGGCGAGCAGGTCCAGCCGCACCTGACCGTCTACCGCACGCCCGCGGCCGAGTTCGAGCTGTCCCGGCTGGACTGGCCCGCGAACGCCCCCAACGGTGCTGTCCCTCTGGGAGACGTGCCGCTCGGCGGGGACGGCCCGCAGATCGTGATCTGCGTCGAGGGCGCGGTGCGGCTGCACACCCACGACGGTGACGAGCTGCGGCTGGACCGGGGCGAGTCGGCGTGGCTGCCCGCCTGCGACGGCAAGGCCCACATCGGCCCGGCCGGTCCGGCTCCCGCGCGGGTCTTCCGGGCCACTTCAGGGGAACACTGA
- a CDS encoding cation diffusion facilitator family transporter yields the protein MAAGGGTKAIVAALLANAGIAVSKFVGFFITGSSSMLAEAVHSVADTSNQGLLLVGQKTARRRPTEEHPFGYGRDRYFYSFVVALLLFTLGSVFALYEGIHKLEAPEALTSPLVAVVILVVAIILETFSFRTAIVESRAIKGDATWWEFIRRAKTPELPVVLLEDAGALFGLVLALGGVGLTYVTGDPVWDAIGTICIGVLLGVIAIILIGETKSLLIGEGANPDVLKVIVDELQAGKVDRVLHVRTQYIGPDELLVAAKISLIGTRDIDDVAQAINDAEHRVRAKVPEARLIYLEPDIDRATAVSGDK from the coding sequence GTGGCTGCTGGGGGCGGAACCAAGGCGATCGTCGCCGCACTGCTGGCCAACGCCGGTATCGCGGTCTCGAAGTTCGTCGGGTTCTTCATCACGGGCTCGTCGTCGATGCTGGCCGAGGCGGTGCACTCGGTGGCGGACACGTCCAACCAGGGCCTGCTGCTGGTCGGCCAGAAGACGGCGCGGCGCAGGCCGACGGAGGAGCACCCGTTCGGCTATGGCAGGGACCGGTACTTCTACTCCTTCGTCGTCGCCCTGCTGCTGTTCACCCTGGGCTCGGTTTTCGCGCTGTACGAAGGCATCCACAAGCTGGAGGCACCGGAGGCGCTGACCTCGCCGCTGGTCGCGGTGGTCATCCTGGTGGTCGCGATCATCTTGGAGACCTTCAGCTTCCGCACCGCGATCGTCGAGTCGCGGGCGATCAAGGGCGACGCGACCTGGTGGGAGTTCATCCGCCGGGCCAAGACCCCGGAGCTGCCGGTGGTGCTGCTGGAGGACGCGGGCGCGCTGTTCGGCCTCGTCCTCGCCCTCGGTGGCGTCGGCCTGACCTACGTCACCGGCGACCCGGTGTGGGACGCGATCGGCACCATCTGCATCGGTGTGCTGCTCGGCGTGATCGCGATCATCCTGATCGGCGAGACCAAGAGCCTGCTGATCGGTGAGGGCGCCAACCCCGACGTGCTCAAGGTGATCGTCGACGAGCTGCAGGCGGGCAAGGTCGACCGCGTGCTGCACGTCCGCACGCAGTACATCGGTCCGGACGAGCTGCTGGTCGCCGCGAAGATCTCGCTGATCGGGACCAGGGACATCGACGACGTCGCGCAGGCCATCAACGACGCCGAGCACCGCGTGCGGGCGAAGGTCCCCGAGGCCAGGCTGATCTACCTGGAGCCGGACATCGACCGCGCGACGGCGGTTTCCGGCGACAAGTGA
- a CDS encoding amino acid permease, with product MSGLWRKKTIEQSIADTDEPETRLRKDLSAWDLTVFGVAVVIGAGIFTLAASTAGNLAGPSVTLSFVLAAIACGLAAVCYAEFASTVPVAGSAYTYSYATFGEFIAWILGWDLILEFALAAAVVGKGWSSYLQTVMGNFGLQTSTTVQIAGVDFDWGAVLIVVALSVLLALGTKMSSRVSQVITAIKVFVVLLVIAVGVGYINTANYSPFIPPAAEATASGHGGGLEQSLFSLISGVETSQFGVYGMLAGAALVFFAFIGFDIVATTAEETKNPQRNVPRGILGSLAIVTVLYVAVSLVITGIRPYTELKNKIGPNGETVRSNLATAFSDAGITWLGINWSTIIAVGALAGLTTVVMVLLLGQSRVLFAMSRDGLIPRGLAVTGSRGTPVRATVLVGIVVAIAAGFFPTGTLEEMVNVGTLFAFVLVSAGVLVLRKTHPDLPRGFRAPAVPLVPILAILACLWLMINLTALTWVRFLIWMVLGVVVYFAYGARHSVLRSREVQLGETAAVDKSDS from the coding sequence GTGTCTGGTCTGTGGCGCAAGAAAACCATCGAACAGTCCATTGCGGACACCGATGAGCCGGAGACGCGGCTACGCAAGGACCTCAGCGCGTGGGACCTGACGGTCTTCGGCGTCGCGGTGGTCATCGGCGCCGGTATCTTCACGCTCGCCGCGAGCACCGCGGGCAACCTGGCCGGTCCTTCGGTCACGCTCTCGTTCGTGCTCGCCGCGATCGCGTGCGGTCTGGCCGCGGTCTGCTACGCGGAGTTCGCGTCGACGGTGCCGGTCGCCGGTAGCGCGTACACGTACTCGTACGCGACCTTCGGCGAGTTCATCGCCTGGATCCTGGGCTGGGACCTGATCCTGGAGTTCGCGCTCGCCGCCGCGGTCGTCGGCAAGGGCTGGTCGAGCTACCTGCAGACGGTGATGGGCAACTTCGGGTTGCAGACGTCGACCACCGTGCAGATCGCCGGGGTCGACTTCGACTGGGGCGCGGTGCTGATCGTGGTCGCGCTCAGCGTGCTGCTCGCCCTCGGCACCAAGATGTCCTCGCGGGTCAGCCAGGTCATCACCGCCATCAAGGTGTTCGTGGTGCTGCTGGTGATCGCGGTCGGCGTCGGCTACATCAACACCGCCAACTACTCGCCGTTCATCCCGCCCGCCGCCGAGGCGACGGCCTCCGGTCACGGCGGTGGCCTCGAGCAGTCGCTGTTCTCGCTGATCTCCGGCGTGGAGACCTCGCAGTTCGGCGTCTACGGCATGCTCGCGGGCGCGGCGCTGGTGTTCTTCGCCTTCATCGGCTTCGACATCGTGGCCACCACCGCGGAGGAGACCAAGAACCCGCAGCGCAACGTGCCGCGCGGCATCCTGGGCTCGCTGGCCATCGTCACCGTGCTCTACGTCGCGGTCTCGCTGGTGATCACCGGTATCCGGCCGTACACCGAGCTGAAGAACAAGATCGGCCCGAACGGCGAGACGGTCCGCTCCAACCTGGCGACCGCCTTCTCCGACGCCGGCATCACCTGGCTCGGGATCAACTGGTCGACGATCATCGCGGTCGGCGCGCTCGCCGGTCTGACCACGGTGGTCATGGTGCTGCTGCTCGGCCAGAGCCGGGTGCTGTTCGCCATGTCCCGCGACGGCCTGATCCCGCGCGGCCTGGCCGTCACCGGCAGCCGCGGCACCCCGGTCCGCGCCACCGTCCTGGTCGGCATCGTCGTGGCGATCGCGGCGGGCTTCTTCCCGACCGGCACGCTGGAGGAGATGGTCAACGTCGGCACGCTGTTCGCCTTCGTGCTGGTCTCCGCGGGCGTCCTGGTGCTGCGCAAGACCCACCCGGACCTGCCGCGCGGCTTCCGCGCCCCCGCCGTCCCGCTGGTGCCGATCCTGGCGATCCTGGCCTGCCTGTGGCTGATGATCAACCTCACGGCGCTGACCTGGGTGCGGTTCCTGATCTGGATGGTGCTCGGCGTTGTCGTGTACTTCGCCTACGGCGCCCGCCACTCGGTGTTGCGCTCCCGCGAGGTCCAGCTCGGCGAGACGGCCGCGGTGGACAAGTCCGACTCCTAG
- a CDS encoding acetyl-CoA carboxylase biotin carboxylase subunit gives MFESVLVANRGEIARRVLRTARRLGIRTIAVHSDVDADLPFVREADEAVLLGGAPIAESYRNAERVLEAARATGAKAVHPGYGFLSENTDFARAVQEAGIAWVGPGAAAISAMGDKVAARAAMAAAGVPVAPGSADAVSTVDEAVAEAERVGYPVMIKASAGGGGMGMATASDVDGLRAEFEKVTAFAERTFGDGRLFVERFFPSVRHVEVQVLGLADGRVIALGERDCSVQRRNQKVAEETPSPAVDEALRAAMCAAAVRAAEAVDYRNAGTVEFLLDPATKEFFFLEMNTRLQVEHPITEAIFGVDLVEEQLRVAAGLEPGFDVDGLKATGHAIELRVNAEDPKRFFPGPGAITEWIEPDGEGVRVDSGYGPGTVVTPNYDSLMAKLVLFGTDRADALEKARKAVAGFTIVGPKSNLAFHAELLENPEFVSGDYDTGIIGRMRAKPKK, from the coding sequence ATGTTCGAATCCGTTCTCGTCGCCAACCGCGGTGAGATCGCCCGACGGGTCCTGCGCACCGCACGCAGGCTGGGCATCAGGACCATCGCCGTCCACTCCGACGTCGACGCCGACCTTCCGTTCGTGCGCGAGGCGGACGAGGCGGTGCTGCTCGGCGGCGCCCCGATCGCGGAGTCCTACCGCAACGCGGAACGAGTTCTGGAGGCCGCGCGCGCGACCGGCGCGAAGGCCGTCCACCCCGGCTACGGCTTCCTGTCGGAGAACACCGACTTCGCCCGCGCCGTGCAGGAGGCGGGCATCGCGTGGGTCGGCCCCGGCGCCGCCGCGATCTCCGCGATGGGCGACAAGGTCGCCGCGCGCGCCGCCATGGCCGCCGCCGGGGTTCCGGTCGCGCCCGGCTCGGCCGATGCCGTGTCCACAGTGGATGAAGCGGTGGCCGAGGCGGAGCGGGTCGGCTACCCCGTGATGATCAAGGCGTCCGCCGGTGGCGGCGGGATGGGCATGGCGACCGCGTCCGATGTGGACGGTCTGCGCGCGGAGTTCGAGAAGGTCACCGCCTTCGCCGAGCGCACCTTCGGGGACGGCCGCCTGTTCGTCGAGCGCTTCTTCCCGAGCGTGCGGCACGTGGAGGTGCAGGTACTGGGGCTGGCCGACGGCCGCGTCATCGCGCTCGGCGAGCGGGACTGCTCCGTCCAGCGCCGCAACCAGAAGGTGGCCGAGGAGACCCCGTCGCCCGCCGTGGACGAGGCGCTGCGCGCCGCGATGTGCGCCGCCGCCGTGCGCGCGGCCGAGGCCGTGGACTACCGCAACGCGGGCACGGTGGAGTTCCTGCTCGACCCGGCCACCAAGGAGTTCTTCTTCCTGGAGATGAACACCCGCCTCCAGGTGGAGCACCCGATCACCGAAGCGATCTTCGGCGTGGACCTGGTCGAGGAGCAGCTGCGGGTGGCGGCGGGCCTTGAGCCCGGCTTCGACGTGGACGGGCTCAAGGCGACCGGCCACGCCATCGAACTGCGCGTCAACGCCGAGGACCCCAAGCGCTTCTTCCCCGGCCCCGGCGCGATCACCGAGTGGATCGAGCCCGATGGCGAGGGTGTGCGGGTGGACTCCGGCTACGGCCCGGGCACCGTGGTGACGCCGAACTACGACTCGCTGATGGCCAAGCTGGTGCTCTTCGGCACCGACCGCGCCGACGCGCTGGAGAAGGCGCGGAAGGCGGTGGCGGGCTTCACGATCGTGGGCCCGAAGTCCAACCTGGCCTTCCACGCCGAGCTCCTGGAGAACCCCGAGTTCGTCAGCGGCGACTACGACACCGGCATCATCGGCCGCATGCGCGCCAAGCCGAAGAAGTGA
- a CDS encoding aldo/keto reductase, with protein MQQRRIGTVSVSAIGLGGMPLSMPPSGKAVPSREQAIATVHAALDAGITFIDTADAYAMTTAEFGHNEELIAEAVKGRDDVLVATKGGHTRTPDDGFDLDGSPAYLKRACEGSLRRLGVDAIGLYQLHRPDPKVPIEESVGALADLLDEGKIQMAGVSNFDPDEIRSANEVLGGRLASVQNEFSPRFRSSLPELELCDELGIAFLPWSPLGGMGGAADLGSRHAAFAEIARERGVSPQQVCLAWELAKSERVIPIPGSSRPETIRSSVEAVHLVLSEEELARLDA; from the coding sequence TTGCAGCAGCGCAGGATCGGCACGGTCTCCGTCTCCGCGATCGGGCTCGGCGGGATGCCGCTGTCCATGCCACCGTCAGGCAAGGCCGTGCCCAGTCGCGAGCAGGCGATCGCGACCGTGCACGCCGCACTGGACGCGGGGATCACGTTCATCGACACCGCCGACGCGTACGCGATGACAACGGCCGAGTTCGGGCACAACGAGGAGCTGATCGCGGAGGCGGTGAAGGGCCGCGACGACGTCCTCGTCGCCACGAAGGGCGGTCACACCCGCACGCCCGACGACGGCTTCGACCTCGACGGCAGCCCGGCGTACCTGAAGCGGGCGTGCGAGGGCTCGCTGCGCAGGCTGGGCGTGGACGCGATCGGCCTCTACCAGCTGCACCGGCCGGACCCGAAGGTGCCGATCGAGGAGTCGGTCGGCGCGCTGGCCGACCTGCTCGACGAAGGCAAGATCCAGATGGCCGGGGTGTCGAACTTCGACCCGGACGAGATCCGCTCGGCCAACGAGGTCCTCGGCGGACGGCTGGCCAGCGTGCAGAACGAGTTCTCCCCGCGCTTCCGGTCGTCCCTGCCCGAGCTGGAGCTGTGCGACGAGCTGGGCATCGCGTTCCTGCCGTGGAGCCCGCTCGGCGGCATGGGCGGCGCGGCCGACCTCGGGTCGCGGCACGCGGCGTTCGCCGAGATCGCCCGCGAGCGCGGGGTCAGCCCGCAGCAGGTCTGCCTGGCGTGGGAGCTGGCGAAGTCGGAGCGGGTGATCCCGATCCCGGGTTCCTCCCGCCCCGAGACCATTCGCTCCTCGGTCGAGGCGGTCCACCTCGTCCTCAGCGAGGAGGAGCTGGCCCGCCTCGACGCCTGA
- a CDS encoding aldo/keto reductase, with protein MNRSIGGIPVSAIGLGEWPLSDVGRPGRQAALATIRAALEAGVTLIDTADAYCVDHTEFGHGEELVAEAVAGRDDVLIATKAGCTREHGAWGLDGSPEYLRRACDASLRRLGVEAIGLYQLHAPDPSVPLSESAGALGELVDAGKVRMVGMSNVDTGQIREAREVLGGRLVSVQNEFSPRVRSSRPELELCDELGLAFLPYSPLGGIGTASRIGGAFAEIAERHGVSPQRVCLAWELAQSPVVIPIPGSRRPSTIRDSAAAAHLRLTDEELTTLDKE; from the coding sequence ATGAACAGGTCCATCGGCGGCATCCCGGTGAGTGCGATCGGTCTCGGCGAGTGGCCGCTGTCCGACGTAGGACGCCCAGGCAGGCAGGCGGCGCTCGCGACGATCCGCGCTGCGCTGGAGGCCGGGGTGACGTTGATCGACACCGCCGACGCGTACTGCGTCGACCACACCGAGTTCGGCCACGGCGAGGAGCTGGTCGCGGAGGCGGTCGCCGGGCGCGACGACGTGCTGATCGCGACGAAGGCCGGCTGCACGCGGGAGCACGGCGCCTGGGGGCTCGACGGGTCACCGGAGTACCTGCGCCGGGCCTGCGACGCGTCGCTGCGACGGCTCGGCGTGGAGGCGATCGGGCTCTACCAGCTGCACGCGCCCGATCCGTCGGTACCGCTGAGCGAGTCCGCGGGCGCGCTCGGCGAGCTGGTCGACGCCGGGAAGGTCCGCATGGTCGGCATGTCCAATGTGGACACTGGGCAGATCCGCGAGGCCAGGGAGGTGCTCGGCGGACGACTGGTCAGCGTGCAGAACGAGTTCTCGCCGCGCGTGCGCTCGTCGCGGCCGGAGCTGGAGCTGTGCGACGAGCTGGGCCTCGCCTTCCTGCCGTACAGCCCCTTGGGCGGAATCGGCACGGCGAGCCGGATCGGCGGCGCCTTCGCCGAGATCGCCGAGCGGCACGGGGTCAGCCCGCAGCGGGTCTGCCTGGCCTGGGAACTGGCGCAGTCCCCCGTGGTGATCCCGATCCCCGGCTCCCGCCGCCCTTCGACCATTCGCGACTCGGCGGCCGCGGCACACCTGCGGCTGACCGACGAAGAGTTGACCACGCTCGACAAGGAGTGA
- a CDS encoding glutamate mutase L, producing MESVPEIRRRDRASTLCLDVGSTWTKGALIGQDGSLLGTAQHRTTPPEVMNGVASVAAAVGGDLATALVCSSAGGGLRLAVVGQERMVSAEAGYRVALSAGAKVVHVAAGELDGAGVRALRESRPDVLLLVGGTDGGETRVLLHNAHRIAANRLRCPVVLAGNVHAGQEALATLHTTKRTVVPTDNVLPDVGELAPGPARRAIREVFLQHVIGGKGLSRGPRFRRMVRAVTPDAVLRGVSRLAATLATDEDSPGAVLVVDVGGATSDVYSAVSTVDDDTPRRTVELPADRRTVEGDLGMRWSAPGVVAEAAAERLLAAGEEGALAGAAAFRATDVGWIPQAAQDIATDARLASLAAVVALRRHLRLVEGRMGPKGAGLLVLSGGVFRHASESTLDTVREVLSEDSVLRPILRHARITVDTDYVLAPAGLLADSARTDAADHLLRSRLLA from the coding sequence ATGGAATCGGTGCCGGAGATTCGCCGGCGGGATCGAGCATCGACGCTGTGCCTCGACGTGGGCTCGACGTGGACGAAGGGCGCGCTGATCGGCCAGGACGGGAGCCTGCTCGGCACGGCCCAGCACCGCACCACGCCACCCGAGGTGATGAACGGCGTCGCGTCGGTCGCGGCCGCGGTCGGCGGTGATCTCGCGACGGCCCTGGTCTGCTCGTCGGCGGGGGGAGGGCTGCGACTCGCGGTGGTGGGCCAGGAACGCATGGTCAGCGCCGAGGCGGGCTACCGCGTCGCGCTCTCCGCCGGGGCGAAGGTCGTGCACGTCGCGGCGGGCGAGCTGGACGGCGCCGGGGTGCGCGCATTGCGTGAGAGCCGTCCCGACGTGCTGCTGCTCGTCGGCGGCACGGATGGGGGTGAGACCCGGGTGTTGCTGCACAACGCGCACCGCATTGCCGCGAACCGCCTGCGTTGTCCCGTTGTGCTGGCGGGGAACGTCCACGCGGGACAGGAGGCGCTGGCCACCCTGCACACCACGAAGCGCACTGTCGTTCCGACCGACAACGTGCTGCCGGACGTGGGTGAACTCGCCCCCGGCCCTGCCCGCCGCGCGATCCGGGAGGTCTTCCTCCAGCACGTGATCGGCGGCAAGGGGCTCTCGCGGGGGCCTCGGTTCCGCCGCATGGTGCGCGCGGTGACGCCGGACGCGGTTCTTCGCGGGGTGTCCCGGCTCGCCGCGACGCTCGCCACCGACGAGGACAGCCCGGGCGCGGTGCTCGTGGTGGACGTCGGCGGCGCCACCAGCGACGTGTACTCCGCGGTGTCCACTGTGGACGACGACACACCCCGGCGGACCGTCGAGCTGCCCGCCGACCGGCGCACCGTGGAGGGCGACCTCGGCATGCGGTGGTCGGCCCCTGGTGTGGTCGCCGAGGCCGCCGCGGAACGTCTCCTCGCGGCCGGTGAGGAGGGCGCGCTCGCCGGGGCCGCTGCGTTCCGCGCTACCGACGTCGGCTGGATTCCCCAGGCGGCGCAAGACATCGCGACTGACGCCCGCCTCGCTTCGCTGGCCGCCGTTGTGGCGCTGCGCAGGCACCTGCGGCTCGTCGAAGGCCGTATGGGGCCGAAGGGCGCCGGACTGCTCGTGCTCTCCGGCGGCGTGTTCCGGCACGCATCAGAGTCCACTCTGGACACCGTGCGCGAGGTGCTGTCCGAGGACTCCGTGCTGCGCCCGATCCTCCGCCACGCGCGCATCACCGTCGACACCGACTACGTGCTGGCCCCCGCCGGCCTGCTCGCCGACAGCGCCCGGACCGACGCCGCGGACCACCTGCTGCGGAGCCGCCTGCTTGCCTAG